ACAGTAGATTGCTCTTTGAATTTATTGTTTCGGCTTCCACTTCAGCTTTAATCGAAAAGCTATAAGAGAACCCCCCAAACTTGGTTAAtttcaaagaagaagaagaagaagaagaaactgaAAGGGAGATCGATGGATTCAGCCACAAGCCAAAGATTATCGATTTCTCTAGCAGCAACCCTCTCCCTAATCCTGATACATTTGACTCTAGTCAACTCTTTCACTGAAATCCCAACAGCATACGAGGTTCTTGAGGACTACAACTTCCCAGTTGGCCTTCTTCCAGAAGAGGTGGTGACGGGCTACAAGCTCAACCACAGAACAGGTGAATTCTCAGCCTATCTCAATGATAGTTGCAGCGTCTATGAAGGAGGATACCGTTTGAAATACGAGCCCACTATCAAAGGTTACATATCAAACGGCAAGATATCTAGCTTGGAAGGTGTTAGTGTGATGTTCTTTCATAAGTGGAGAAAAATTGTTGAGATCCTCCGGCGTGACaatcatattcatttctatGCGGGAGTGGCAAGAGACAGGTTCCATATTAAGGACTTTGAGGAATCTCCTCAATGTGTGTGTTCCATGAACTGCTTTCCTACTTCCTAGGCAAGCAAGCAAGCAAGCAGGATCACGATAAATCCTTCTGTTTCTCCTTAACTAGTAGACTATTGAATTTAGTTGTGTACTTTAATTTCTGACTCGTTTTCTGGATTGATTTATGTGGGTTGTGCTTATTTTAATGAATTACTGTTTTTAATTTACAGTACTTGATCTTTCCCATTGATGATGAAACAAGAAATTAAGAGTGCTTTTGCTATTGATTCTAAAAAACCGTTTCAaatctttctaacacttgaatgataaaatttttcaagtgttaaaaatgttaaaaacgtttcctaaaaatcactgtcaaacgggCTTTAAACTGATGTTTTACATTACTTTCTTCCTCATATATGTACATTCAAGAACAAGTATTTCAGtggtctaaaaaaaaaaaagtcaaaggaAAGTGATAGAAAtagactatatttggttctcgaaaaaatactaaagaaagaaaaaataaataaggaaagtgacttttttatgtttggtttcactatATACACCTTCAACAACAAGTATTTCAGTAGTctcgtttaaaaaaaaaaaggcagtgAAAGGTAATATAAATAGATTGTGTTTGATTCttggaaatattaaaaataataataataataagaaaaatgattttcttatgtttggtttcactataaaaaaatataattagaattagttaGAAGATGATAATGAGTTTAAATAAgcagataaaaataatttatacactttaatctatattttttttatttcatattttatttcttcattcttttttgttccacttttttcctttgcattttccatggttttaaaaaccggaccggaccggccggtccgaccgGTTGGACCGCCGACCGATCATCGTTCCGGTTCGATCTGGTCATTAGACCATATGAGGACCGAACCGGGATTGGACCGCTTGAACCGGTGGTCCAACTGGTGAACCGGACGAACCGGCCGGTTCTGAGGAAAAAACCggttcaaattattttaatttttttttttggttttccaaatgctcattttcaatctccatattccaatttccaaaataaatgaagacatgaattttatatttattagtatgcaaaaatcttcatgaatattcaaacattgacatgttatgtttttattttgagtaattatATTAAGTGTTGTGGACATatggttgacatttgtattatttgttatagacaatgtgttaagttaacaactctttgataatttggttattataggatagtaatggtttgattatttgataaatattgagtttattgacattatgaatgtataacattttatattgtgttataaatatcatatatgataattgATGACTTCTACAGGTAAaaatttttgtgacaaaactcaAGTTACTCAATAAACAAAGTAGATGCTATCAAAATttacatagaatttattaatttattaattttttatattatataaaataataaaatatatatttatgacgtcaccggttcgataACGGTTTGACCTGCGGTCCGACCAGTAAACCGTGAATCGGTAACTTTTCTGGTTCAATGACCgatccggtttttaaaacattggcattttccctcaaatatttcaggaaccaaatatagccatGATGTTTGAGGAGATAAACCCCTactaactaaaattaaaataacaagttTATCATATAatctaattcaaattaatgtgTTAGGGATTGTATGGAATCCTAAATATATTAATGTATACTTCACCCTTTGCAAAAATGTTAattagaagtttttatttatttatttatttttatttttattttttaaggttgaGCTCTATCTTTCTCTTATTGAAAAGTAGATGTATTTAATATCAAAGCTTAAATATGGCATCAAAATGTCAATTTGCATAAGAAGGTGGTGATGACAAAAAGCATGAAGTATATACATTTGCTTATGTTATTTTCCCTTCCCTTAAATGGAGCGATTTGGACTTTTTATGCCATCCTTGTGAAAGACTTCTTCGTTGGAGTAAACTCTCACCCTCAtccattaaaggaaaaaaaacccatGTAAAGTTGTTGTGAAAATGACATGTTTTAAGGGTCTTTGGCATTGAACCCTTATGCAATCCTAAATATATTAATGTATGCTTCACCCTTTGCAAAAATGTTAattagaagtttttatttatatatttatttttaattttagtttttaaggTTGAGCTCTATCTTTCTCTTATTGAAAAGTAGATGTATTTAATATCAAAGCTTAAATATGGCATCAAAATGTCAATTTGCAGAAGAAGGTGGTGATGACAGTAGATTGCTCTTTGAATTTATTGTTTCGGCTTCCACTTCAGCCTTAATCGAAAAGCTATAAGAGAACCCCCAAACTTGGTTAATttcaaataagaagaagaagaagaagaagaagaagaagaaaccgaAAGGGAGATCGATGGATTCAGCCACAAGCCAAAGATTATCGATTTCTCTAACAGCAACCCTCTCCCTAATCCTGATACATTTGACTCTAGTCAACTCTTTCACTGAAATCCCAACAGCATACGAGGTTCTTGAGGACTACAACTTCCCAGTTGGCCTTCTTCCAGAAGAGGTGGTGACAGGCTACAAGCTCAACCACAGAACAGGTGAATTCTCAGCCTATCTCAATGATAGCTGCAGCGTCTATGAAGGAGGATACCGTTTGAAATACGAGCCCACTATCAAAGGTTACATATCAAACGGCAAGATATCTAGCTTGGAAGGTGTTAGTGTGATGTTCTTTCATAAGTGGAGAAAAATTGTTGAGATCCTCCGGCGTGACAATCATATTCATTTCTCTGCGGGGGTGGCAAGAGACAGGTTCCATATTAAGGACTTTGAGGAATCTCCTCAATGTGTGTGTGGCATGAACTGCTTTCCTACTTCCTAGGCAAGCGAGCAAGCAAGCAAACAGGAACACGATAAATCCTTCTGTTTCTCCTTAACTAGTAGACTATTGAATTTAGTTGTGTACTTTAATTTCTGACTCGTTTTCTGGATTGATTTATGTGGGTGGTGCTTATTTTAATGAATTACTGTTTTTAATTTACAGTTGATCTTTCCCATTGATGATGAGTGCTTTTGCTAttgattctaaaaaacgtttcgaatctttctaatacttatatgataaaaattttcaagtgttaaaaatgttaaaagcgTTTCCTAAAATTCACTGTCAAATGGGCTTTAAATCGATGTTTTACATTACTTTCTTCCTCATCTATGTACATTCAAGAACAAGTATTTCAGtagtctaaaaaaaaaaaaagagtcaatGGAAGGTGATACAaataggctatgtttggttcttgaaagatactaggaaaaaaaaaataataaataaagaaagtgactttttcatgtttggtttcactatATATACCTTCAACAGCAAGTATTTTAGTAGTCTAAGGCAGTGGAAGGTAATATAAAtagactatgtttgattcttggaaaatattaatgaaagaaaaaaataataaaaaagtgattttctcatatttggtttcattatgaaaaatataattaaaattagttaaaatattataaatgagtTTAACTAAgtagatgaaaataatttatagactttaatcttttttttttttaattttatttcatattttatttcttcctaCTTTTCTGTTCTATTATTTTTCCTctgtattttccctcaaatctttcgagaaccaaatatagccatGATGTTTGAGGGGATAAACCTCTactaactaaaattaaaataacaagttTATCATATAATCTAATTCAAATTCATGTGTTTGGGATTGAATGCAATCCTAAATATATTAATGTATATATGCTTCACCCTTTGCAAAAATGTTAActagaagttttattttttatttttaaggttgagctctctctttcttttattgaaaagtagatgtatttaatattaatattaaaacttaaaaatgacATCAAAATGTCAATTTTCAGAAGAAGGTGGTGATGACAAAAAGCATAAAGTATGTCTTTGCTTATGTTATTTTCCCTTCCCTTAAATGGAACAATTTGGACTTTTTATGTCATCCTTGTGAAAGACTCCTTTAGTGAGAGCTATTCTTGTGAAAGACTTCTTCGTTGGAGTAAGCTCTCACCCTCGTCCACTAAAGAGAAAAAACCCATGTAAAGTTGTTGTGAAAATGACATGTTTTAAGGGTCTTTGGCATTTAACCCTTCCATATGCTACAATGGTACTACTATCTAATCTATTATTTAATATTGtgaaaatgacatttttaagggtctttttttctttttcccttccatGTTCTACAAATGGTACCACTAGCTAATCTATTGCTCGAAaccctaattaattttatctgcCTAGGGTTGAGGAGTAATTAAATGGACACGTTTaggaaagtttttaaaaacaattttgaaaaaaaaaaaatttgtgaacaattcttaaacataatttttgtttattttaagagcaaaattctatttgaaaacttcaatatgaaaatatttttctcaattcattttctatgaaattattatatatttatatataatttaagaaTTCCCAAaacattcttcatatttttagttGTGTTTTGAAAACCATATCGGATTGAACTGTTTTTGATCGGTTTGATTATTGGCTGATCACCATTCCGATTCGATTTGACCTTTTGAACTGGTCACCCTTTGAGCCAACCGTGAAGCACTGGAGCTGGCAATTGGATTGATGAATTGGCTAAATCAAATGGTTCTTCATGAATCGAATAGATTCAAAACAAAGTCATTTTGATGCATTTTGCGTGCATCGAAATGACGTTTTACCTTATCTCCTTCCCCCCTTCCCACTCCAACCCTTATGCGCCATTGCCCTCCCCTAGCTGCCTAGCGCCTTTCGTGCTCTAGTCCAATGCGCCTCCTTCAAGCTCTAGAGCACATCGGCATCGACGTCACTGGCTGATGGGGACATCGCGGATGCCATCAGTAGTCTAATTCCGGGTTGTAACTGTAAGTCTCCCCTcccattttctttgtaatttatctactttatttccattataatttattttacatttctatttgttttaactttttgatttttaaaatttgtgattttaatttaaattgatgaatcatacttttgaaaagtgaaaacattgtgattttaaataaatttatgaaaacattgtgtaagttcatgattttaaaataagtttataatttaaaaataaattttaaaatttctaattttaaataaaaattctgattttaattaatctaaatttcatatttgaaagtgattttctagtttaaaaataatattttgatttcaaataattttatgatatatgGTGACTTTTacagataaaaaaatttgtgaaaaagctCAACAAATAGAAAAGAAGTTATCAATCagtagaatttattatttttatttttaattttaataatatataaattatatatttatgacatcattaGTTTAATTACAGTTTAATAATCTGTCTGATCGATGAACCTTGAACCGATAccgataatttaatttttcggtTCAATGACCCTTCCGGTTCTAattaaaaacattgatttttagTTATTACTTAAAACGCtacaaaaaaataactaaaaacatctcaaatttattttaaaattaacatattttcgtaacaaattcttaaagaattggtttctataaaaaaaatattagacttgttttgtaagtttgaaaaccGTTTTCtgctttttaaataaaaaattgtttttaagaacaatttccAAGCAAGGtttaagatttttttgaaagttattaATTGAAAGTACTTCAATTTGCTAATAAGGTTAAACATACATAAAGGATGATGGATCAACATCTCTTCCTTGTCCTTTTGTCTTGATTTCACTTCCTAGAAAGAATTTTAATGAAGCACACAATATAGTTATgattgaaacaatttttttgggcATGGTGTTCTAAATTATAGGTACCAAATGGGATTGGATTCATTCTTGGAATAGCTCAGATTGTGCTCTATGCTATATACTGGAAATCCAAGGCATCCCAAAATCTTTCAGATGAGTTGGCAGATGAATGGCAGCACAAGCTTCTGATCCATGAAAACAGTGAAGAATTTAGGTTTAACATTGAATGAAGAAGAATGCAAAATAAGTACTTATGGGCTCAGGCAACCAACTCCAAGCCCAAAACTATTGCTCAAAGCCCATTATGAGCCCATCCGAAACTAGACAAATCCCAGACTTCTTCACACCTCCTCAGGCAGATCCATCCCTGCAAAGCCCAATATACCCCTCCCCATAAAAATTAGGTGATTTTTAGAGCaaacatttatttatcaaatactaGTTCAAGATTCACTTAAATGattctttaaaactttaaaagtgatttttgaaattttgttaaacaccTAATTTTTGTAATCGTCTAAATGTCGGGAAGTGATTCTAACCCTCTCAGCTTCGctcccaaataaataaaactaaaaattgagTATCACataaattaacaatattttcatatatgagtcctttcttttcttctaagttgtttttttaatgaaaattatttcaatggtGATCATATAGGTGGAGTAATCCAAAAGAAAGAAcaatatagttttaaaaggccTTTGTGCTAGCTAGATGGGTCACTCAAGAGTGATCTCAAAGTGAATTGTGATTGAAACAATGTGTTGAGCATATATTATGatcatttggttttgtttgattgttgataTTTGTAATCCATCGTCATGCCATGTGAAGGAggaattacaaaatatagaattGATAATGGTGAGTACTTACATTGAATTTAGTAGAGAAAATTTcagaattaaaatcattttccataaTGGCCAGTTGAAGAAATACAAACAAGACTTTGAGTTGATGAAGACCTCGCTCATTGATGCATTGAATATATATAGTGTGTAAGAGAGAACTAAGCTATTGAGATAAGAACTTCATTAAAGGTCTGAAATTTGATCAAAAACATACAATAACAGACCCTGCATGAGAAAATAATGTCTAAATGATCAAACCATACTTAGAGATCAACAGAGGTCTTCATTCCAATAATGTTTATTAATAATTGAGTCTACTTGAAGATGGATGATACCTACATATAATTCCAATTACAATTGGATAAATTATCATGTCAAGTAATAGATTAAGATGAGAACTtaatttctaaatgaaaaactagctttaaaattgagaaaatgtaatgatgataatgaaaaaaaattaattaacaagTCACTAGGGTTCCTTCATGAGACAAATACTTTCATGTATACCTCTTTCAAGCGATGAATTGATTAAAATCACACTCTACTATTGTAAGATCATATACGCATTAGGAAAAATGTATTTTCGAGAACTTCATTATAGTCACATTAATCAAAAGCCCACATAATTTTAACCATATACATACAACAGTGGGATGTCAACTCTTGGCTTGTTttggccctttttttttttttttttttgtagtgtaATATTGTCTCTATTCCTTACTAATCCAAGCTCAAAGAACTTAGAGGGGCCTTAGGCAACCACCTCAATGATGAACTAGTCTATGCAAGGTTGAGCCAAAAtgttatcattttaagtttaatgaATCATTTTGGATGTGTTCGAGTACTTTCCGTAGAAGAGTTtctaatttaagaaaaatatttaacgTATATAGAAGATAGGATAATATCGCTTCTTATTTAAgtcctttttttaatttattataaaatttatttctcattacCTAGGATTGCTCTTTGAAATTATTGTTTCGGCTTCCACTTCAGCCTTAATCGAAAAGCTATAAGAGGACCAGCCAAGCTTCTGGTTTGAACCATCTTCATTTCCATTGGCAGCAGTTGgataaaacaaagaagaaaaaacagaaagaaagagagatcaATGGATTCAGCCACAACCCAAAGATTATTGATTTCTCTAGCAGCAACCCTCTGCCTAATCTTGATCCATTCACCTCCAGTCACCTCCGCCAATGAAAACCCTACTGCATACGAGGTTCTTCAGGACTACAACTTCCCAGTAGGCCTACTTCCAGAAGGGGTCCTAGGTTATGAACTCAACTCCACCACGGGAAAATTCGTAGCCTATCTCAATGATACCTGCAGCTTCTCTGAAGGCGCATACCAATTGAAATACCTGTCCACTATCAAAGGTAACATATCAAACGGCAAGCTAGATAGCTTGGAAGGTGTCAGTGTGAAGTTCTTCCATGTGTGGATGAACATTGTAGAGATCCTCCGGCGGGGCAACGATATCGATTTCTCTGTGGGGGTTGGCAAAGCCTGGTTCCCTATTGAGTACTTTGAGGAGTCTCCTCAATGTGGGTGTGGCATGAACTGCGGTCGTAGGCAAGCAAGGAAGCTCCTTACAAATCCTTCTGTTTCTCCTTAATTAGTAGGGGCCGGGAATTGAATTGAGATGAGTGGTGTCCTTGAATTTCTTTGAGTTGTTTTCTGGATTGATCGATGTGGGTTGTGGTTATTTTGatgattattatttataatttacgTTGGTGATGAAAAAGGAAAGCCAAAGTTATACATTACCTTATTCCTCATATATGCACCTTCAAGAATAAGGGTGCAGAATGTAACAGTGTATATAtcacatatttttcatcaattcaTTATCATTGTCATTTATGATAATGTGGGATTTCCAGCAATTAACAGTGTTTCTCATTATTGGTTTGATTATGCATGAAGATTTTCGTATATATGAGCTAGGGTTTGTGTGTGCAGGCCTAAGTTTAGTCAAACATGCTTCATCACTTCTTGTGGTTATGGTAGCTTCTGTATTAATTCTTAATACATGTGCGGCTCAAGTAATGACAAAAGTTTAATATAGCAGTACTATATTCACATGTTTTGATGTTACTGATTAATTAAGGACATGACTAAGTGATTGTCATGCATGATCTCATTCATATGAAGCCCATTCTCATGGAGGTACACAAGAAACATAAAATCAGTGCTAATCTATCTCGCACATTCGAGATGCCTTGCAAGAAAGAGCCCACAAGATTCTCCAGAGCCTGCAATCAATTTCAGGTTCACCCTAAAGCTCGGgtaggaatgaaaatgaatgtCCAACTTGtcttgaaataatataaaaatagttttcaacaagaggtttataaaaatattagctAATTGGCATAGCAACTTTTTCATGAAAAAGGAGGTAATTGAGCTCCATATGTTTCAAGTGAGCATGAAACATTGGATGAATTGATATATGTAAATTATTCATATTGTCACAAAATAATTATGGTGGTTTTAGAAGAGATAACCCAATGTCCCTACATATATAGAAACATTAGTCTAGTGATCCTAGCTCTAGTGAAGGCTATAGAGTGTCTTTAGAATTAGAACAAACAACTATTGGTTCTTTCTTTGAATACCATAAAATGCAATTGGcttcaataaaaacacaaaaacttaTAGTGCTCCTTATGGTAGGACAGCCTACCAAATCCACATTGCCAAAGCCATAAAGAGAGAGATAGGGCTTCTGGAGAAgtaccaaaatccaaagggtaaGCATTTG
Above is a genomic segment from Vitis riparia cultivar Riparia Gloire de Montpellier isolate 1030 chromosome 14, EGFV_Vit.rip_1.0, whole genome shotgun sequence containing:
- the LOC117929819 gene encoding uncharacterized protein LOC117929819 produces the protein MDSATSQRLSISLAATLSLILIHLTLVNSFTEIPTAYEVLEDYNFPVGLLPEEVVTGYKLNHRTGEFSAYLNDSCSVYEGGYRLKYEPTIKGYISNGKISSLEGVSVMFFHKWRKIVEILRRDNHIHFYAGVARDRFHIKDFEESPQCVCSMNCFPTS
- the LOC117930628 gene encoding uncharacterized protein LOC117930628 — its product is MDSATSQRLSISLTATLSLILIHLTLVNSFTEIPTAYEVLEDYNFPVGLLPEEVVTGYKLNHRTGEFSAYLNDSCSVYEGGYRLKYEPTIKGYISNGKISSLEGVSVMFFHKWRKIVEILRRDNHIHFSAGVARDRFHIKDFEESPQCVPNGIGFILGIAQIVLYAIYWKSKASQNLSDELADEWQHKLLIHENSEEFRFNIE
- the LOC117930945 gene encoding uncharacterized protein LOC117930945, with product MDSATTQRLLISLAATLCLILIHSPPVTSANENPTAYEVLQDYNFPVGLLPEGVLGYELNSTTGKFVAYLNDTCSFSEGAYQLKYLSTIKGNISNGKLDSLEGVSVKFFHVWMNIVEILRRGNDIDFSVGVGKAWFPIEYFEESPQCGCGMNCGRRQARKLLTNPSVSP